Proteins from one Bacteroides mediterraneensis genomic window:
- a CDS encoding lipopolysaccharide kinase InaA family protein: protein MSFINHQTLVLSPECESFRSFMLSIPERFEKGEGTVIHKGRNELRKMAYDGKELVVKSFRTPNIINRWVYGVFRPSKAKRSFVHAKMLLDIGVGTPRPVGYLNIRKGLQFDRSYYVTFASDCPYTYEELFKRKFPYEDEVLAAVGHVTARLHNHGYAHKDYGRGNILFGQTPEGIKIEIVDLNRMDIGPLDMKAGCKNLERLPATPHMHRVLAEAYAKDRGFDPEACYKLMVAYRSTQPGKIDGLY, encoded by the coding sequence TCATCAGACCTTGGTTCTTAGCCCCGAATGCGAGTCTTTCAGATCGTTCATGCTTTCTATACCGGAACGTTTTGAGAAAGGCGAGGGAACTGTCATACATAAAGGACGGAATGAATTGCGGAAAATGGCTTATGACGGTAAGGAACTTGTGGTGAAATCTTTTCGTACTCCCAATATTATCAACCGTTGGGTGTATGGGGTGTTTCGTCCTTCAAAAGCCAAACGTTCTTTTGTGCATGCGAAGATGCTGCTGGACATTGGAGTCGGCACTCCTCGTCCGGTGGGATATCTGAATATCCGGAAAGGATTACAGTTCGACCGCAGTTATTATGTGACTTTTGCTTCCGACTGTCCCTATACGTATGAAGAACTGTTTAAACGCAAGTTTCCATACGAAGACGAGGTACTTGCTGCGGTGGGACACGTTACAGCCCGGTTACATAATCATGGCTATGCTCACAAAGATTATGGACGGGGCAATATTCTGTTTGGGCAGACACCGGAAGGGATAAAGATTGAGATTGTCGATTTGAACCGCATGGATATCGGTCCGCTGGATATGAAGGCAGGTTGCAAGAACCTGGAGCGGCTGCCGGCTACTCCTCACATGCACAGGGTATTGGCCGAGGCGTACGCCAAAGACCGGGGCTTTGATCCGGAGGCATGTTATAAACTGATGGTGGCCTACCGGAGTACCCAACCGGGAAAGATTGACGGACTTTACTAA